In Modestobacter versicolor, a single genomic region encodes these proteins:
- a CDS encoding ABC transporter permease subunit, translating to MIDTVVLDPNRNVPRVREHPRFGATLHAEWIKFWTVRSTRWSLGLLFLLGAGLTTLICWAAVGDIATGETGESPASFLTWGLLFSQLTALALGTLVVTSEYGTGMIRATLAAVPRRGSVLLDKAVVLGGVLFVAGVVTAVAGYLGGNLFLENEGVGVALSDDGVLRALLGNGLYLAGLGLFALGLGLLIRHTAAAITIGMALVLVLGNLAYALPGTWGEWVAKLMPGNAGGTVAQIVPFEGSGFTPWTGFAVFTAETVVVLGAAYVTFRRRDA from the coding sequence ATGATCGACACCGTCGTCCTCGACCCGAACCGGAACGTGCCCCGCGTCCGCGAGCACCCCCGCTTCGGCGCCACGCTGCACGCCGAGTGGATCAAGTTCTGGACCGTCCGCTCCACCCGCTGGTCGCTCGGGCTGCTGTTCCTGCTCGGCGCCGGCCTGACCACGCTGATCTGCTGGGCCGCCGTCGGCGACATCGCCACGGGCGAGACCGGCGAGTCACCCGCCTCCTTCCTGACCTGGGGGCTGCTGTTCTCCCAGCTGACCGCGCTCGCGCTCGGCACGCTGGTGGTCACCAGCGAGTACGGCACCGGGATGATCCGGGCGACGCTGGCGGCCGTGCCCCGCCGCGGCAGCGTGCTGCTGGACAAGGCGGTCGTGCTCGGCGGGGTGCTGTTCGTGGCCGGCGTCGTCACCGCGGTCGCCGGCTACCTGGGCGGCAACCTGTTCCTCGAGAACGAGGGCGTCGGGGTGGCGCTGTCGGACGACGGCGTCCTGCGGGCGCTGCTCGGCAACGGGCTGTACCTGGCCGGCCTCGGGCTCTTCGCCCTCGGGCTGGGGCTGCTCATCCGGCACACCGCCGCGGCGATCACCATCGGGATGGCCCTGGTCCTGGTCCTCGGCAACCTGGCCTACGCGCTGCCCGGCACCTGGGGCGAGTGGGTGGCCAAGCTGATGCCGGGCAACGCCGGCGGGACGGTGGCGCAGATCGTCCCGTTCGAGGGCAGCGGGTTCACCCCGTGGACCGGCTTCGCGGTCTTCACCGCCGAGACGGTCGTCGTGCTGGGTGCCGCCTACGTCACCTTCCGCCGCCGCGACGCCTGA
- a CDS encoding ABC transporter ATP-binding protein: MIVARGLTKTYGPKVAVDGLSFTVEPGRVTGFLGPNGAGKSTTMRMMVGLDRPTAGTVTINGRSYADSAAPLRTVGALLEARALHPGRSARNHLRWLAASNGIPVRRVDEVLDLVGLTDVADQRVGRFSLGMGQRLGIAVALLGDPPVVVLDEPVNGLDPEGIRWVRTLARELASQGRTVLVSSHLMSEMALTADHLIVVGRGRMLADCSMAQFIADHAASYVRVRAPRTAEVEALLRSRGLDVDRQGSELRVQGLDSAGIGDLLGGAGLHLHELSLVRSSLEDAFMTLTADSVEYSAHPVAQEAQAAR; encoded by the coding sequence ATGATCGTCGCCCGCGGGCTCACCAAGACCTACGGCCCGAAGGTCGCCGTCGACGGCCTGAGCTTCACCGTCGAGCCCGGCCGGGTCACCGGCTTCCTCGGCCCGAACGGCGCCGGCAAGTCGACGACGATGCGGATGATGGTCGGCCTGGACCGGCCCACCGCCGGCACGGTCACGATCAACGGCCGCAGCTACGCCGACTCCGCGGCACCGCTGCGCACCGTCGGCGCGCTGCTCGAGGCCCGGGCGCTGCACCCGGGGCGCAGTGCCCGCAACCACCTGCGCTGGCTGGCGGCCAGCAACGGCATCCCGGTCCGCCGGGTCGACGAGGTGCTCGACCTGGTCGGGCTCACCGACGTCGCCGACCAGCGGGTCGGCCGGTTCTCCCTGGGCATGGGGCAGCGGCTGGGCATCGCCGTCGCGCTGCTCGGCGACCCGCCGGTCGTCGTCCTGGACGAGCCGGTCAACGGGCTGGACCCCGAGGGCATCCGCTGGGTGCGCACGCTGGCCCGCGAGCTGGCCTCGCAGGGCCGCACGGTGCTCGTCTCCAGCCACCTGATGTCGGAGATGGCGCTGACCGCGGACCACCTGATCGTGGTCGGCCGCGGCCGGATGCTCGCCGACTGCTCGATGGCCCAGTTCATCGCCGACCACGCGGCCTCCTACGTCCGGGTCCGCGCCCCGCGCACCGCCGAGGTGGAGGCGCTGCTGCGCAGCCGCGGTCTGGACGTCGACCGGCAGGGCAGCGAGCTGCGGGTGCAGGGGCTCGACAGCGCCGGCATCGGCGACCTGCTCGGCGGCGCCGGGCTCCACCTGCACGAGCTCAGCCTCGTCCGGTCCTCGCTCGAGGACGCCTTCATGACCCTCACCGCCGACAGCGTGGAGTACTCCGCGCACCCGGTCGCCCAGGAAGCGCAGGCAGCCCGATGA
- a CDS encoding helix-turn-helix transcriptional regulator, with protein MTSRPVEEQRLRDLVRLRRVRDRIDREYAQPLDVEALARGAHMSAGHLSREFRAAFGESPYSYLMTRRIERAMALLRRGDLSVTEVCFAVGCQSLGTFSTRFTELVGMPPSVYRREQGRATAGMPSCVAKQVTRPVRNREAPAPAPSLA; from the coding sequence GTGACCAGCAGACCCGTCGAGGAGCAGCGGCTGCGCGACCTCGTCCGGCTGCGCCGCGTCCGCGACCGGATCGACCGGGAGTACGCCCAGCCGCTGGACGTCGAGGCGCTGGCCCGCGGTGCGCACATGTCGGCCGGGCACCTGAGCCGGGAGTTCCGGGCGGCCTTCGGCGAGTCGCCGTACTCCTACCTGATGACCCGGCGGATCGAGCGGGCGATGGCGCTGCTGCGCCGGGGCGACCTCAGCGTCACCGAGGTCTGCTTCGCGGTCGGCTGCCAGTCGCTGGGCACCTTCAGCACCCGCTTCACCGAGCTGGTCGGGATGCCGCCGAGCGTCTACCGCCGCGAGCAGGGCCGGGCGACGGCGGGGATGCCCTCGTGCGTCGCGAAGCAGGTCACCCGACCGGTCAGGAATCGAGAAGCGCCGGCCCCCGCGCCGTCCCTAGCGTGA
- a CDS encoding VOC family protein: MDITIHSSFLPHTDPEASLAFYRDTLGFEVRLDVGYEGMRWITVGPPAQPDTAIVLHPPTASPGLTEEEQRTILELMAKGSFFGVNLATRDLDATFGKLQAGDAEVVQEPTEQPYGVRDCAFRDPAGNMIRLQELR, encoded by the coding sequence ATGGACATCACCATCCACTCCAGCTTCCTCCCGCACACCGACCCCGAGGCCTCCCTGGCGTTCTACCGCGACACCCTCGGCTTCGAGGTCCGCCTCGACGTCGGCTACGAGGGGATGCGCTGGATCACCGTCGGCCCGCCCGCCCAGCCGGACACGGCCATCGTGCTGCACCCGCCGACCGCCAGCCCCGGCCTCACCGAGGAGGAGCAGCGCACCATCCTCGAGCTGATGGCCAAGGGCAGCTTCTTCGGCGTCAACCTGGCCACCCGCGACCTCGACGCCACCTTCGGCAAGCTGCAGGCCGGCGACGCCGAGGTCGTCCAGGAGCCCACCGAGCAGCCCTACGGCGTCCGCGACTGCGCCTTCCGCGACCCGGCGGGCAACATGATCCGGCTGCAGGAGCTGCGCTGA
- a CDS encoding ATP-binding cassette domain-containing protein produces the protein MSTATRTDTPAAERHAADSHDLIRVLGARENNLKDVSVEIPKRRLTVFTGVSGSGKSSLVFDTIAAESQRMINETYSAFVQGFMPTLARPDVDLLEGLTTAILVDQERMGANPRSTVGTATDANAMLRILFSRLGTPHIGPPTAFSFNVPTRKASGVMSTEKAGGRVDKAVVRDVVYMGGMCPRCEGMGAVSDFDLTALYDEEKSLAEGALSVPGYSMDGWYGRIFSGAGFDMDKPIKAYSKKELDDLLYKEPTKIKVEGINLTYEGVIPKIQKSMLSKDVDAMQPHIRAFVERVITFQTCPECAGTRLTAEARSSRIGGQNIADLCAMQISDLAGWVRTIDEPSVAPLLTGLRHLLDSFTSIGLGYLSLDRPAGTLSGGEAQRTKMIRHLGSSLTDVTYVFDEPTIGLHPHDIERMNDLLLQLRDKGNTVLVVEHKPETIAIADHVVDLGPGAGTGGGEVVYQGTVEGLRASGTLTGRHLDHRVSLKPSVRTSTGAFEVRGADTHNLRSVDVDIPLGVLVVLTGVAGSGKSSLVHGSVASREGVVVVDQGAIRGSRRSNPATYTGLLDPIRKAFAKANGVKPALFSSNSEGACPTCNGAGVIYTELGVMATVESPCEECGGKRFQASVLEYTLGGRDIAEVLAMPVTEAEDFFGSGEAKTPAAHAVLARLADVGLGYLAIGQPLTTLSGGERQRLKLATRMADKGGVYVLDEPTTGLHLADVENLLGLLDRLVESGKSVIVIEHHQAVMAHADWIIDLGPGAGHDGGRIVFEGTPADLVAARSTLTGQHLADYVGA, from the coding sequence ATGAGCACGGCCACGCGGACCGACACCCCGGCAGCCGAGCGGCACGCCGCCGACAGCCACGACCTGATCCGCGTGCTCGGCGCGCGCGAGAACAACCTCAAGGACGTCAGCGTCGAGATCCCCAAGCGGCGGCTGACCGTGTTCACCGGGGTCTCCGGGTCGGGCAAGAGCTCGCTGGTCTTCGACACGATCGCCGCCGAGTCGCAGCGGATGATCAACGAGACCTACAGCGCGTTCGTGCAGGGCTTCATGCCGACGCTGGCCCGGCCCGACGTCGACCTGCTCGAGGGCCTGACGACGGCGATCCTGGTCGACCAGGAGCGGATGGGCGCCAACCCGCGGTCCACCGTGGGCACGGCCACCGACGCGAACGCGATGCTGCGCATCCTGTTCAGCCGGCTCGGCACGCCGCACATCGGCCCGCCGACGGCGTTCTCCTTCAACGTCCCGACGCGCAAGGCGAGCGGGGTGATGAGCACCGAGAAGGCCGGCGGCCGGGTCGACAAGGCCGTGGTGCGCGACGTCGTCTACATGGGCGGCATGTGCCCGCGCTGCGAGGGCATGGGCGCGGTCTCCGACTTCGACCTCACCGCGCTGTACGACGAGGAGAAGTCGCTGGCCGAAGGGGCGCTGAGCGTCCCGGGCTACAGCATGGACGGCTGGTACGGCCGGATCTTCAGCGGCGCCGGCTTCGACATGGACAAGCCGATCAAGGCCTACAGCAAGAAGGAGCTGGACGACCTCCTCTACAAGGAACCGACGAAGATCAAGGTGGAGGGCATCAACCTCACCTACGAGGGCGTCATCCCCAAGATCCAGAAGTCGATGCTCTCCAAGGACGTCGACGCGATGCAGCCGCACATCCGCGCCTTCGTGGAGCGGGTGATCACCTTCCAGACCTGCCCGGAGTGCGCGGGCACCCGGCTCACCGCCGAGGCGCGGTCGTCGCGGATCGGGGGGCAGAACATCGCCGACCTCTGCGCCATGCAGATCAGCGACCTCGCCGGCTGGGTCCGCACGATCGACGAGCCGTCGGTGGCCCCGCTGCTCACCGGGCTGCGGCACCTGCTCGACTCGTTCACCAGCATCGGGCTGGGCTACCTCTCGCTCGACCGGCCGGCCGGCACGCTGTCCGGTGGCGAGGCCCAGCGCACGAAGATGATCCGGCACCTGGGGTCCTCGCTCACCGACGTCACCTACGTCTTCGACGAGCCGACCATCGGCCTGCACCCGCACGACATCGAGCGGATGAACGACCTGCTCCTGCAGCTGCGGGACAAGGGCAACACCGTGCTCGTCGTGGAGCACAAGCCGGAGACGATCGCCATCGCCGACCACGTGGTCGACCTCGGCCCCGGCGCGGGCACCGGCGGCGGCGAGGTCGTCTACCAGGGCACCGTCGAGGGCCTGCGGGCCAGCGGCACGCTCACCGGGCGCCACCTCGACCACCGGGTGTCGCTCAAGCCCTCGGTGCGCACCTCCACCGGCGCCTTCGAGGTGCGCGGCGCCGACACCCACAACCTGCGCTCCGTCGACGTCGACATCCCGCTCGGCGTGCTGGTCGTCCTCACCGGGGTGGCCGGGTCGGGGAAGAGCTCGCTGGTGCACGGCTCGGTCGCGTCCCGGGAGGGCGTGGTGGTGGTCGACCAGGGCGCGATCCGCGGCTCGCGGCGGAGCAACCCGGCGACCTACACCGGTCTGCTGGACCCGATCCGCAAGGCGTTCGCCAAGGCCAACGGCGTGAAGCCGGCGCTGTTCAGCTCCAACTCCGAGGGCGCCTGCCCCACCTGCAACGGCGCCGGCGTCATCTACACCGAGCTCGGCGTCATGGCCACCGTCGAGTCACCCTGCGAGGAGTGCGGCGGCAAGCGGTTCCAGGCCTCGGTGCTGGAGTACACGCTGGGCGGCCGCGACATCGCCGAGGTGCTCGCGATGCCGGTCACCGAGGCCGAGGACTTCTTCGGCAGCGGGGAGGCGAAGACGCCCGCCGCGCACGCCGTCCTGGCCCGGCTCGCCGACGTCGGCCTCGGCTACCTGGCCATCGGGCAGCCGCTCACCACGCTGTCCGGCGGCGAGCGGCAGCGGCTGAAGCTGGCCACCCGGATGGCGGACAAGGGCGGGGTCTACGTGCTCGACGAGCCGACCACCGGCCTGCACCTGGCCGACGTGGAGAACCTGCTCGGCCTGCTCGACCGGCTCGTCGAGTCCGGCAAGTCGGTCATCGTGATCGAGCACCACCAGGCCGTCATGGCGCACGCCGACTGGATCATCGACCTGGGCCCTGGTGCCGGCCACGACGGCGGCCGGATCGTCTTCGAGGGCACGCCGGCCGACCTCGTCGCCGCGCGCTCCACGCTGACCGGTCAGCACCTCGCGGACTACGTCGGCGCCTGA